Part of the Diceros bicornis minor isolate mBicDic1 chromosome 17, mDicBic1.mat.cur, whole genome shotgun sequence genome is shown below.
TCATGTGAATCCTGTGGGGCCTCTGCTAATGACATTTGATGTGTCAGCCAGCAAGCAGGCCCTGGCCTTTGGAGATTCTGAGGGCTGTGTGCACCTCTGGACTGATTCCCCAGAGCCTTCCTTCAACCCCTACTCCCGGGAGACCGAGTTTGCTTTGCCCTGTCTCGTGGACTCACTGCCTCCTCTGGACTGGAGCCAGGACCTGCTGCCTCTTTCCCTCATCCCTGTCCCGCTCACCACTGACACGCTCCTCTCCGACTGGCCTGCTGCCAACTCCGCTCCAGCGCCCAGGTTATACCTCCCATCTGGGccaaaaggagggaaggagaaagggcagAGATAGTAGGATTCTCTGCGGGCCCTGTCATTATTCTGTGTCTTTCCTGATTTTTGTTTACCTTCagtattctctttttctctggccCCTTGGGGAGTGGGGATTGGGTGGGCAGACACCACAGCCTTCAAGCCCTAGAACTAAACTACATTGTAGGCGAGCGCCTCCTGTGGATGCAGAGATTCTGCGCACCATGAAGAAGGTGGGCTTCATTGGCTATGCGCCCAACCCCCGCACCAGGCTGCGCAATCAGGTATGTTCAGAGCACAGAGGgtcagcccccaccccagcctcctggcATTTCTCCTGTCTCGTTCCTTTACTAGTCCTCAGTAGTTTTTGTTTTCAGTCAGTCAGTAAAGGTGTTTTGAGGCCTACTGAATTGAAGGTACTATGCTAGGTGTTAGGGAAGATGCAGAGACATAGAAGATAGGGTCCGTGCTCTTAAGAAGTTTAGTGTTTGGTGAAGATAAGACCTGTCCATAACAGAAATTATTTATGTTCTATTGTTAAATGCTAAAGAAATGTTATAAGCATTCAGTGCCAGAACTGTTTGGAGGGAAAATGTTTCTCTGGGCTAGAGTGGTCGGGGAAGGCACACTGAAAGGGGTGGATATTGAGCTAGAAAGGGGGAGTATATTCAAGATGAGAGATCAGTGTTAGTAAAGGTCTCAAGAAACATAACTACAAAAGATGTGTCTGGTGGGGACTATGACTCTGTCATTCTGGCTGGAGCAGCTGTTAGTATTGGGAAATAGCAAGAGATTAAGTTTGGAAAGGGCCCAGTTGTGAAGCCTCGAAAACCGGTATACAGTGGAAGAAGTGATGCACTGAAGGGGTGTTCTGGGAGGGCTAGGTTGGTAGCAGTACGCTGGACAGAGTGCATGTGCCCAGCGTGGAAGCCATAACAGTTGTCCAGCTGTGATGAGGTTGGGTGATAGCCATGAGAATAAAAAGGAAGCAGTGGATGCTGAAAACCCTATGAAATTAGAAGGTTCAGGACTTGGTGGCTGTTTCAATGTTGAGATAAAAGAAGGGGGAAACCAAAGAGGATTAAGGCATCTAACAAGgttatctctttttaaatattctagatTCCTTACCGACTCAAGGAGTCAGACAGTGAATTTGACAGCTTCAGCCAGGTTACTGAGTCACCGATAGGGCGGGAAGAGAAGCCACATCTCCACATGGTCTCTAAGAAATACCGCAAGGTGCTGGGGCATACTAAGGAAGGAGTGAGCCCTCTGGGATGTGGGGAAAGGTTCCGGGGAAGGGGGTCATATGAGAGAGGATTGAAGGACTCAGGAGGGAGGTTTTGGGGAAAGTTATGACTACTGCGAATATTTAGGGGACTCTGAGGCTGTCTTCATCTTGCTCAGACTGTTTCTGCCTCAGGTGACCATCAAATACTCGAAGCTAGGGCTGGAGGACTTTGACTTCAAACACTACAATAAGACCCTGTTTGCTGGATTAGAGCCCCACATCCCCAATGCCTACTGTAACTGCATGATCCAGGTAAGAGTGGGTGTTCCTGTGACTTGAACTTCCCTActgcctttcttcttccctgtggCACCACAACCCCTATTCTTTTTCCAGGTCTCCCCAACCAGCCCACTTTACCGTGGCCTTCTACCATTCTTTCTTGCCCCACAGCCTTCACGTGTCCTGTATGAGCTCCACTTCTTTAGTGGACTTATGCTTTGTATTCTCCACTGGCTCACTTAACCTTCCCATCGCTCTTCCTCCCCATACCAGTTGCCTGCATCACTTCTGCTCCTCCCTCCAGGTGCTTTATTTCCTGGAGCCTGTGCGCTGTCTAATCCAGAATCACCTTTGCCAGAAGGAGTTCTGCCTAGCATGTGAGCTGGGCTTCCTCTTCCACATGTTGGACCTCTCCCGGGGTGACCCTTGTCAGGTCAGTGCCTGGAGACCTGGGACAATAAAAGGGGAAGGGAGGTGGACAGTAGGCAGGGACATCACTGTGTAAATGACCACAAAAGAGAAGAATAACCCCTTTCCACCAACGCACTTTCTGGATTCCAGGGCAGTAATTTTCTTCGGGCATTCCGCACCATTCCTGAGGCCTCAGCCCTTGGTCTGATCCTGGCTGACTCGGATGAGGCTTCAGGCAAGGGCAACCTGGCCAGGCTCATTCAGAGGTGGAATCGCTTCATTCTCACTCAGCTGCATCAGGATATGCAGGAGCTGGAAGTACCTCAGGCTTATCGAGGTGCTGGAGGCAGGTACGGAATCGGGACAGGAATAGTTAAAGCCACCATGACAGGCCCCTCTGTGGCTAAAAGGATCTCTAACTCCCTCAGTGTGTGTATATCACCCTCCCCGCTCTTAGCAGCTTTTGCTCATCGGGGGACTCTGTCATTGGGCAGCTGTTCAGCTGTGAGATGGAGAACTGCAGCCTCTGCCGCTGTGGCAGTGAGACCGTGCGAGCCTCATCCACCCTGCTCTTCACGCTCTCCTACCCTGAGGGTAGCAACAGTGGTATACCCTGCAGCTGGGTTGGGAAGGCTCCCCTAAATGTCCTGTAACATCAAGGAGAGGGTGTTGGGGGGCTAACGGTGGGTAGAACGGAGAACCTGAAGTGAAGCATCCAGTTTCCCCTCAGATAAAACCGGGAAGAACTGTGACTTTGCTCAGGTGCTGAAGCGAAGCATCTGCCTGGAGCAGAATACACAGGCCTGGTGTGACAACTGTGAAAAGTACCAACCCACGGTGAGTAGGCCGTTGCAGTGGACTAGTCTTGCCATGTGGGGGACTCGGCCATGGTCTCGTCTGGGGCTGGCTATGTCAGCACTGCCATCCAGGGATCTATAGGGAATGGAAAGAATCCCAATTTGAGGATGCAGACCCAGGTTTCACAGTTCCTGTCCAGGTTTCTTTCCCTGTAGGCTCCCTGCCATTCCTTGTTTGTTTTATCCTCTCAGATTCAGACCCGCAACATCCGCCATCTGCCAGATATTCTTGTCATCAATTGTGAAGTGAACAGCTTGAAAGAAGCTGATTTCTGGAGAATGCAAGCTGAGGTAAGGACCAGGGCTGGAAACAGGGCTTTAGGAGTACTTTTTAGTTTTCTCCCTCTTCTGACTTCCATGTATGATTAATGTTCCTGAGGAATTGGATATTTTCTCCTTGTGTTCAGGTTGCCTTCAAGATGGCAATAAAGAAGCATGGTGGGGAAATCTCCAAGAACAAGGAGTTTGCTTTGGCTGATTGGTAGGTATTGCCTTGGGAATGGTCAAACGATTGAACTACCCATTGGCTCCTCTTGTCACTGGCTAGATCTCCTCAGAACAAATTTCCGATTCTCCTGTCCTGATAGGAAGGAACTAGGGAGTCCAGAGGGCATGCTGATGTGTCCCTCCATTGAGGAGTTGAAGAATGTCtggcttcctttctccattcGCATGAAGATGACCAAGAACAAAGGGCTGGATGTTTGCAATTGGACTGATGGGGATGAGATGCAGGTTGTTGAAAAACTGGGAAAAGGAAGGGGAATAAGGGAGAGAAGGTTGGGGCAGAAGCATGACAGGGGGAAGGTGGAGCTTAGtatagggaaaagaaaaggaataaggCCTAGTATTTACCAGTTGTGGGCTTTTCCAGAGTCATTCAGTTCAGTGTTGCGAGTCATAGATGGGTTAGGATGGAGATAACCCACCCTGGTCCCCCGTCCCCATGCCCCAAACTCCTTATCCTCTGTCCCCAttccccttccttccccatccttaaaCTTAGCTTAGCAGCCTGGGTACCCCCCTCACAGTGGGGCCCAGCCAGGGCAGAGGAGGAGCATGGTGTCTATGTGTATGACCTGATGGCTACTGTGGTACACATCCTGGACTCACGCAcagggggcagcctggtggctCACATCAAAGTTGGAGAGACCTACCACCAGCGCAAGGAGGTGAGTGAGGTAATATAGGGCAGGGACTCTCCTGGTGGTGGCCATGATGGAGTCCCAGATCCGTCTTTATCTCGAGTCTGAGCCAGAGTGGTCCAGCCATCACTTTGGCATCAGTCTTTCTCTGTATCTCCACAGGGTGTTACCCACCAGCAGTGGTATCTCTTCAATGACTTTCTTATTGAACCTATTGATAAGGTTAGTTGTAACACATTCCATTCTCCTTTCATCTCCCCTTTTCCGAGCATCCTCATCCTCAGTCCCCTAGAGAATGCCAGGCAGATTCAGGAGGGAGGGATGGGTCCTCAAGAATAAAAAGCATTAGCGGAGCTAAAAATAGTGCCTGTCTTCTGTCTGACTTGGGGAAAAACGCAAAAgaggggccggctctgtggcttagcggttaagtgtgcatgctccgctactggcggcccgggttcggatcccaggcgcgcactgacgcactgcttctccggccatgctgaggccgggacccacatacagcaactagaaggatgtgcaactatgacatacaactatctactggggctttggggggaaaaaaaaaaggaggaagattggcaatagatgttagctcagagccggtcttcctcacacacacacaaaaaaaaaaggcagaagagaCATATAGGTAGGCCATTAAGTGCTTTTTCTTTTATAGCATGAAGCTGTGCAGTTTGACATGAATTGGAAAGTGCCTGCTATCCTTTATTACATCAAAAGGAATCTTAATTCCAAATACAACCTGAACAGTAAGTGGTACAGAGTAGACCCAAGGGCATGGGCAGCTGAGACTGGTCTTCAGGAACAGATCTGGGAAATAGCTTGTTATGATTAGGATCAGTAACCAGTGTTAATATTTCCAGGGATACTAAAGAGATTCCTGCTCATCAGGCCTGAAATTTAGAAGCTGGAGATCCTGAGGGTGTAGTAGGGAAGAAGTGTTGGGGGGAAGTCTAATCATAGTGGCTAAGGGTATGAATTTTGAGTCTTGCCATTCTTATCCCCAAGTGaggatctctttttcttttggagaTGAGCTCCTTATTAAGTCCCTTTTTGGTGCCTTTAAACCATAGTTTCtgtgtaactttatttttctggattttctaAGCTAAAGTCTGAAGTGAAAatcttattcttttctctctgttgacTCTTGTTTTTTCCTAGCATATTTCTTGATAATTTTCTGATTTGACCTGTTCCATCTACCTACTCTGTTCATTAGACATGATCTTTTTACTCACATGCTTTAATTATTGAAGAATCACAGTGTCGACCCAGTCTCTGGTCAGCCACCATGGGCTGCCCTCCTCTGGTCACTTCCATATCCCCAGCCATCTGTCTTCTGGATTCTCCCTTCCAGTCAAGAACCCTATTGAGGCAAGTGTCCTGCTAGCTGAAGCCTCACTAGCACGGAAGCAGCGGAAAACACATACTACTTTCATTCCGCTGATGGTGAATGAGATGCCACAGGTTGGAGACCTGGTGGGCCTGGACGCTGAGTTTGTCACCCTTAATGAGGTAACCAAGATCAAAGGGTAGGGTATTGGAACAGAACTCTGGGGATATTAGGAGTCATAAGCATTTCTCTGATTTCCTTATTAACTCTTCTCATGTAGGAGGAAGCAGAGTTGCGCAGTGATGGCACTAAGTCTACCATCAAACCAAGCCAGATGTCAGTAGCGAGGATTACCTGTGTTCGGGGCCAGGGACCCAATGAGGGTATCCCCTTCATTGATGACTACATCTCTACCCAGGAGCAGGTAGTAGGATATGGAGGTGCAAGTAAGACAGACCCTCTGCTTATGTAGAGTGCTCTAGAACCCAGGGAAGAGTGGTAGGGGGAGACTCTGCACCTTGCTTCCTGGACGACTTGTCCTTTTCTCTATCCCTAGGTGGTAGATTACTTGACTCAATACTCCGGGATAAAGCCAGGAGACCTCGATGCCAAGATTTCCTCTAAGCACCTCACAACTCTCAAGTCTACCTACTTAAAGCTTCGTTTTCTTATAGACATTGGAGTCAAGTTTGTGGGTCATGGTCTGCAGAAGGACTTCCGGGTCATCAACCTCATGGTTCGGGCGGGGCTCTTTTAAGAGTCTTCTTTGAGCATGGGCCTCTCAGGGTATACATTGTGCTTTTGGAAAAGGGGAAATTATGGATCCTCTACCTTCAGTTTCCCACTCTTTTATCCCTGCCAGGTGCCCAAGGACCAGGTCCTTGACACTGTCTATTTGTTTCACATGCCCCGAAAACGAATGATTTCCCTGCGATTCCTTGCTTGGTACTTTCTAGGTGAGTTGCTCTGTCTTGTAGGGCCTCGTGGTACTCATTAAAAGCAGGAAAAAGTGTTGGAGGGGCCAAGGGGAGTAGGGAGGACCCTGAGTTAGTGGTGAGATTACTGATGGATTTAATTAGTTTCAGTATCCCTTCTGTGCACTAGGGATGGTGTTTGGCTCTTTCCCTTAAGGGCAGTcaggttttttattgttgtttattgGGAGTTGAGAATGTTCTGACCTCCCTTTGCTAGGTCCCAAACTATTCTACCTCTACTTCCCCCAGACCTGAAGATTCAAGGGGAGACCCATGACAGTATTGAGGATGCCCGCACAGCCCTTCAGCTCTACCGAAAGTATCTGGAGCTAAGCAAAAATGGCACTGAACCTGAGTCCTTCCACAAAGTGCTCAAGGGTCTTTACGAGAAGGGCCGAAAGATGGACTGGAAGGTGCCTGAACCTGAGGGCCAGACAAGTCCCAAAAGTAAGGCCTGGGATGGGACAAGGGAAACCAGACTGGGTTTTGATTGCACATGTGAAGATTATACCCTCCAaaataacaatgatgatgatgatgttaacAGCGGTACCATCCCTACCTTATATATGTAGAGCATTTaacagtttacaaagcatttaatcctcccaacattCAGTGAAATAGATTTTATTATTGAAACTCTCCATTGGTCCTAATTTCCTCTTGCCCAATTCTAAAACATTTGGGGTAGGTCTGTGTTCTCTTTTCGCTTGCATTTTTCCTTCATAAGAAGTATCCCAGGTGCTTTTTCTCCACTCATCTTAAGAGTCAATGCTCTTGGTTTTGTCTCTGACAGGTGCAGCTGTCTTCTCCTCAGTACTGGCGCTCTGACCTCACCCTCTCCCAACGAACTGCTGCCTCTCCTTTCAGTGTTCTGTGGCCCCAGAACTGGGACATGGCTTCCCAAGTTGGCTGCACCCTGTCCACTTCTAGAATTGGACCTACTTGGGGTCTACAGATGGTGCTATTAATAGAAGTGGAATGTGGCACAATTGTTGCATAGGGTCTAGGAGCCAGATTCCTTTTTTAATCTTTGCAAAATAATGGGCTAGAAACAGTCTAGAATTGACACAGATGGCAAGTAATTGGTATTCTTAATATCCTGGGTAATTAATATCCAAGCAGAGAAACTCCTGGAACCAAAACTGTCAGTTCCTAGTTGGCTAAGGACTGACGTTCTGGACAGTGACAGGATACAACAGGAGCTCAAGACTTAGCTCAAGTCTCTGACTGCTTGCAGGGTGCCTGGAGGGGCCAACATATACAATCTTGGTGGCTCTAGCAAACCAGTGTTGCCAACACCATCATTGCCAAAAGGGCCTTTGGGTCCTAGACAAAGCTTGGCTGCTGGCTTCACTCCTGCTGACAGCTGAGAAGCATCTGTCTTCCATCCACTCTCCTGTcccaagttttgttttttaaaattttgttttaaactgcatgttttataaaataaaaacaaaaatattattggCTGTCATCTCTCATTTGAGACCTGCGAGTGTGGGGTTCTCTGACTTtggccctcctctcctctctttctattGGCTCTCTATtgcaaatggaaaaaaacaagGCTTTCAAATTTCCACCTAGAAATGAAGGTAAAGCTCAGGAGTCCAAAGTTAAGGATATTGGAGTAGTATAATTATGTTCTTCCTGGATAATATTACGTATTTGCTGTGGCTGCCTAGAACCCTAAGGTGAGATTTTAAGATGTACAGTATGGTTTCCCCGTTACCTGTGTAAAAGGGGAGGTGGGGAAGCTGACAAACTACAGGTCCCAGGATATCTTAAGACCTGTAGCTATTAACCAAGGATCTGTGTGGTGCTGCGCTGcttcctgggagttgtagtttcCTGGGTATTGAAACCAGGATTTCTCACTGGCGAGCAGCGCTCCTTTCTTTTTGAAGGTCCTAGCCCACCTAGACTGACGCGCGCTCGCCCGACCGCCTCCATACACCACACCGGGCTCTGTCCTTGCTTCAGGCCACTCCTGTTCTTTGGCTGACCCCTGGTGGTCACGTGGAGCTGCTCGCCACGCAAGTCTGGGTCCTTCTGCGATCCACCCGGGTCCTCGCCGCCTGGGAGCCGCTCCTGTAGCTGCCTGTTCGCGCGAGAGTTTGGAGGGGCGGGTTTGGGGTCGGTCTCTGGCGTGGGGCTCGCACCGCAGGGCATCGGAGCTCTGCTTGGGCGCCCGCGTAGGGTGCGAGGAGCTGGGTTAGGCGGTCGCCGGGGCACCCCGTGTCTGGACAGCGCCGGAGCGCTCTGGAGAAGCCGGGACAGCCCCGCTCCCGGCAGCCAGGTGCTAGGGTCGGGTGCTAAAAGTGCGAGTCCGGCCGTCTTCCAGCGCCTGGGCCACGGCGGCGGCCCTGGGAGCAGAGGTGGGACGGATGCGAGTGGCGCTGAGGGTCGGGGACGGACTGGAGCGAAGGCAGTGGCGGGGTCCTTAGAAAGGTGCTTGCTCCTCACGAGA
Proteins encoded:
- the PAN2 gene encoding PAN2-PAN3 deadenylation complex catalytic subunit PAN2 isoform X3 → MNFEGLDPGLAEYAPAMHSALDPVLDAHLNPSLLQNVELDPEGVALEALPVQESVHIMEGVYSELHSVVAEVGVPVSVSHFDLHEEMLWVGSHGGHATSFFGPALERYSSFQVNGSDDIRQIQSVENGILFLTKNNLKYVARGGLIIFDYLLDESEDMHSLLLTDSSTLLVGGLQNHILEIDLNTVQETQKYAVETPGVTIMRQTNRFFFCGHTSGKVSLRDLRTFKVEHEFDAFSGSLSDFDVHGNLLAACGFSSRLTGLACDRFLKVYDLRMMRAITPLQVHVDPAFLRFIPTYTSRLAIISQSGQCQFCEPTGLANPADIFHVNPVGPLLMTFDVSASKQALAFGDSEGCVHLWTDSPEPSFNPYSRETEFALPCLVDSLPPLDWSQDLLPLSLIPVPLTTDTLLSDWPAANSAPAPRRAPPVDAEILRTMKKVGFIGYAPNPRTRLRNQIPYRLKESDSEFDSFSQVTESPIGREEKPHLHMVSKKYRKVTIKYSKLGLEDFDFKHYNKTLFAGLEPHIPNAYCNCMIQVLYFLEPVRCLIQNHLCQKEFCLACELGFLFHMLDLSRGDPCQGSNFLRAFRTIPEASALGLILADSDEASGKGNLARLIQRWNRFILTQLHQDMQELEVPQAYRGAGGSFCSSGDSVIGQLFSCEMENCSLCRCGSETVRASSTLLFTLSYPEGSNSDKTGKNCDFAQVLKRSICLEQNTQAWCDNCEKYQPTIQTRNIRHLPDILVINCEVNSLKEADFWRMQAEVAFKMAIKKHGGEISKNKEFALADWKELGSPEGMLMCPSIEELKNVWLPFSIRMKMTKNKGLDVCNWTDGDEMQWGPARAEEEHGVYVYDLMATVVHILDSRTGGSLVAHIKVGETYHQRKEGVTHQQWYLFNDFLIEPIDKHEAVQFDMNWKVPAILYYIKRNLNSKYNLNIKNPIEASVLLAEASLARKQRKTHTTFIPLMVNEMPQVGDLVGLDAEFVTLNEEEAELRSDGTKSTIKPSQMSVARITCVRGQGPNEGIPFIDDYISTQEQVVDYLTQYSGIKPGDLDAKISSKHLTTLKSTYLKLRFLIDIGVKFVGHGLQKDFRVINLMVPKDQVLDTVYLFHMPRKRMISLRFLAWYFLDLKIQGETHDSIEDARTALQLYRKYLELSKNGTEPESFHKVLKGLYEKGRKMDWKVPEPEGQTSPKSAAVFSSVLAL
- the PAN2 gene encoding PAN2-PAN3 deadenylation complex catalytic subunit PAN2 isoform X2 gives rise to the protein MNFEGLDPGLAEYAPAMHSALDPVLDAHLNPSLLQNVELDPEGVALEALPVQESVHIMEGVYSELHSVVAEVGVPVSVSHFDLHEEMLWVGSHGGHATSFFGPALERYSSFQVNGSDDIRQIQSVENGILFLTKNNLKYVARGGLIIFDYLLDESEDMHSLLLTDSSTLLVGGLQNHILEIDLNTVQETQKYAVETPGVTIMRQTNRFFFCGHTSGKVSLRDLRTFKVEHEFDAFSGSLSDFDVHGNLLAACGFSSRLTGLACDRFLKVYDLRMMRAITPLQVHVDPAFLRFIPTYTSRLAIISQSGQCQFCEPTGLANPADIFHVNPVGPLLMTFDVSASKQALAFGDSEGCVHLWTDSPEPSFNPYSRETEFALPCLVDSLPPLDWSQDLLPLSLIPVPLTTDTLLSDWPAANSAPAPRRAPPVDAEILRTMKKVGFIGYAPNPRTRLRNQIPYRLKESDSEFDSFSQVTESPIGREEKPHLHMVSKKYRKVTIKYSKLGLEDFDFKHYNKTLFAGLEPHIPNAYCNCMIQVLYFLEPVRCLIQNHLCQKEFCLACELGFLFHMLDLSRGDPCQGSNFLRAFRTIPEASALGLILADSDEASGKGNLARLIQRWNRFILTQLHQDMQELEVPQAYRGAGGSSFCSSGDSVIGQLFSCEMENCSLCRCGSETVRASSTLLFTLSYPEGSNSDKTGKNCDFAQVLKRSICLEQNTQAWCDNCEKYQPTIQTRNIRHLPDILVINCEVNSLKEADFWRMQAEVAFKMAIKKHGGEISKNKEFALADWKELGSPEGMLMCPSIEELKNVWLPFSIRMKMTKNKGLDVCNWTDGDEMQWGPARAEEEHGVYVYDLMATVVHILDSRTGGSLVAHIKVGETYHQRKEGVTHQQWYLFNDFLIEPIDKHEAVQFDMNWKVPAILYYIKRNLNSKYNLNIKNPIEASVLLAEASLARKQRKTHTTFIPLMVNEMPQVGDLVGLDAEFVTLNEEEAELRSDGTKSTIKPSQMSVARITCVRGQGPNEGIPFIDDYISTQEQVVDYLTQYSGIKPGDLDAKISSKHLTTLKSTYLKLRFLIDIGVKFVGHGLQKDFRVINLMVPKDQVLDTVYLFHMPRKRMISLRFLAWYFLDLKIQGETHDSIEDARTALQLYRKYLELSKNGTEPESFHKVLKGLYEKGRKMDWKVPEPEGQTSPKSAAVFSSVLAL
- the PAN2 gene encoding PAN2-PAN3 deadenylation complex catalytic subunit PAN2 isoform X1, which produces MNFEGLDPGLAEYAPAMHSALDPVLDAHLNPSLLQNVELDPEGVALEALPVQESVHIMEGVYSELHSVVAEVGVPVSVSHFDLHEEMLWVGSHGGHATSFFGPALERYSSFQVNGSDDIRQIQSVENGILFLTKNNLKYVARGGLIIFDYLLDESEDMHSLLLTDSSTLLVGGLQNHILEIDLNTVQETQKYAVETPGVTIMRQTNRFFFCGHTSGKVSLRDLRTFKVEHEFDAFSGSLSDFDVHGNLLAACGFSSRLTGLACDRFLKVYDLRMMRAITPLQVHVDPAFLRFIPTYTSRLAIISQSGQCQFCEPTGLANPADIFHVNPVGPLLMTFDVSASKQALAFGDSEGCVHLWTDSPEPSFNPYSRETEFALPCLVDSLPPLDWSQDLLPLSLIPVPLTTDTLLSDWPAANSAPAPRRAPPVDAEILRTMKKVGFIGYAPNPRTRLRNQIPYRLKESDSEFDSFSQVTESPIGREEKPHLHMVSKKYRKVTIKYSKLGLEDFDFKHYNKTLFAGLEPHIPNAYCNCMIQVLYFLEPVRCLIQNHLCQKEFCLACELGFLFHMLDLSRGDPCQGSNFLRAFRTIPEASALGLILADSDEASGKGNLARLIQRWNRFILTQLHQDMQELEVPQAYRGAGGSSFCSSGDSVIGQLFSCEMENCSLCRCGSETVRASSTLLFTLSYPEGSNSDKTGKNCDFAQVLKRSICLEQNTQAWCDNCEKYQPTIQTRNIRHLPDILVINCEVNSLKEADFWRMQAEVAFKMAIKKHGGEISKNKEFALADWKELGSPEGMLMCPSIEELKNVWLPFSIRMKMTKNKGLDVCNWTDGDEMQWGPARAEEEHGVYVYDLMATVVHILDSRTGGSLVAHIKVGETYHQRKEVSEGVTHQQWYLFNDFLIEPIDKHEAVQFDMNWKVPAILYYIKRNLNSKYNLNIKNPIEASVLLAEASLARKQRKTHTTFIPLMVNEMPQVGDLVGLDAEFVTLNEEEAELRSDGTKSTIKPSQMSVARITCVRGQGPNEGIPFIDDYISTQEQVVDYLTQYSGIKPGDLDAKISSKHLTTLKSTYLKLRFLIDIGVKFVGHGLQKDFRVINLMVPKDQVLDTVYLFHMPRKRMISLRFLAWYFLDLKIQGETHDSIEDARTALQLYRKYLELSKNGTEPESFHKVLKGLYEKGRKMDWKVPEPEGQTSPKSAAVFSSVLAL
- the PAN2 gene encoding PAN2-PAN3 deadenylation complex catalytic subunit PAN2 isoform X5 — its product is MNFEGLDPGLAEYAPAMHSALDPVLDAHLNPSLLQNVELDPEGVALEALPVQESVHIMEGVYSELHSVVAEVGVPVSVSHFDLHEEMLWVGSHGGHATSFFGPALERYSSFQVNGSDDIRQIQSVENGILFLTKNNLKYVARGGLIIFDYLLDESEDMHSLLLTDSSTLLVGGLQNHILEIDLNTVQETQKYAVETPGVTIMRQTNRFFFCGHTSGKVSLRDLRTFKVEHEFDAFSGSLSDFDVHGNLLAACGFSSRLTGLACDRFLKVYDLRMMRAITPLQVHVDPAFLRFIPTYTSRLAIISQSGQCQFCEPTGLANPADIFHVNPVGPLLMTFDVSASKQALAFGDSEGCVHLWTDSPEPSFNPYSRETEFALPCLVDSLPPLDWSQDLLPLSLIPVPLTTDTLLSDWPAANSAPAPRRAPPVDAEILRTMKKVGFIGYAPNPRTRLRNQIPYRLKESDSEFDSFSQVTESPIGREEKPHLHMVSKKYRKVTIKYSKLGLEDFDFKHYNKTLFAGLEPHIPNAYCNCMIQVLYFLEPVRCLIQNHLCQKEFCLACELGFLFHMLDLSRGDPCQGSNFLRAFRTIPEASALGLILADSDEASGKGNLARLIQRWNRFILTQLHQDMQELEVPQAYRGAGGSFCSSGDSVIGQLFSCEMENCSLCRCGSETVRASSTLLFTLSYPEDKTGKNCDFAQVLKRSICLEQNTQAWCDNCEKYQPTIQTRNIRHLPDILVINCEVNSLKEADFWRMQAEVAFKMAIKKHGGEISKNKEFALADWKELGSPEGMLMCPSIEELKNVWLPFSIRMKMTKNKGLDVCNWTDGDEMQWGPARAEEEHGVYVYDLMATVVHILDSRTGGSLVAHIKVGETYHQRKEGVTHQQWYLFNDFLIEPIDKHEAVQFDMNWKVPAILYYIKRNLNSKYNLNIKNPIEASVLLAEASLARKQRKTHTTFIPLMVNEMPQVGDLVGLDAEFVTLNEEEAELRSDGTKSTIKPSQMSVARITCVRGQGPNEGIPFIDDYISTQEQVVDYLTQYSGIKPGDLDAKISSKHLTTLKSTYLKLRFLIDIGVKFVGHGLQKDFRVINLMVPKDQVLDTVYLFHMPRKRMISLRFLAWYFLDLKIQGETHDSIEDARTALQLYRKYLELSKNGTEPESFHKVLKGLYEKGRKMDWKVPEPEGQTSPKSAAVFSSVLAL
- the PAN2 gene encoding PAN2-PAN3 deadenylation complex catalytic subunit PAN2 isoform X4; translated protein: MNFEGLDPGLAEYAPAMHSALDPVLDAHLNPSLLQNVELDPEGVALEALPVQESVHIMEGVYSELHSVVAEVGVPVSVSHFDLHEEMLWVGSHGGHATSFFGPALERYSSFQVNGSDDIRQIQSVENGILFLTKNNLKYVARGGLIIFDYLLDESEDMHSLLLTDSSTLLVGGLQNHILEIDLNTVQETQKYAVETPGVTIMRQTNRFFFCGHTSGKVSLRDLRTFKVEHEFDAFSGSLSDFDVHGNLLAACGFSSRLTGLACDRFLKVYDLRMMRAITPLQVHVDPAFLRFIPTYTSRLAIISQSGQCQFCEPTGLANPADIFHVNPVGPLLMTFDVSASKQALAFGDSEGCVHLWTDSPEPSFNPYSRETEFALPCLVDSLPPLDWSQDLLPLSLIPVPLTTDTLLSDWPAANSAPAPRRAPPVDAEILRTMKKVGFIGYAPNPRTRLRNQIPYRLKESDSEFDSFSQVTESPIGREEKPHLHMVSKKYRKVTIKYSKLGLEDFDFKHYNKTLFAGLEPHIPNAYCNCMIQVLYFLEPVRCLIQNHLCQKEFCLACELGFLFHMLDLSRGDPCQGSNFLRAFRTIPEASALGLILADSDEASGKGNLARLIQRWNRFILTQLHQDMQELEVPQAYRGAGGSSFCSSGDSVIGQLFSCEMENCSLCRCGSETVRASSTLLFTLSYPEDKTGKNCDFAQVLKRSICLEQNTQAWCDNCEKYQPTIQTRNIRHLPDILVINCEVNSLKEADFWRMQAEVAFKMAIKKHGGEISKNKEFALADWKELGSPEGMLMCPSIEELKNVWLPFSIRMKMTKNKGLDVCNWTDGDEMQWGPARAEEEHGVYVYDLMATVVHILDSRTGGSLVAHIKVGETYHQRKEGVTHQQWYLFNDFLIEPIDKHEAVQFDMNWKVPAILYYIKRNLNSKYNLNIKNPIEASVLLAEASLARKQRKTHTTFIPLMVNEMPQVGDLVGLDAEFVTLNEEEAELRSDGTKSTIKPSQMSVARITCVRGQGPNEGIPFIDDYISTQEQVVDYLTQYSGIKPGDLDAKISSKHLTTLKSTYLKLRFLIDIGVKFVGHGLQKDFRVINLMVPKDQVLDTVYLFHMPRKRMISLRFLAWYFLDLKIQGETHDSIEDARTALQLYRKYLELSKNGTEPESFHKVLKGLYEKGRKMDWKVPEPEGQTSPKSAAVFSSVLAL